In Deltaproteobacteria bacterium, the sequence CGGCGACGATGCCCGTGAGGATCGCGGTGAGCTCCGCGCTGTCGCCGGCCAGGAACGCGCAGGCACTCGAAGGGTTGCTGGGGTCGGCGCAGGTGTCCCACTCCGCCGCCGGCGAGTCGTCGCAGGGCGACGAGCAGGTCCCGCCATCACAGGCGCCGGCGGCCGCACACGCCATGTTGTTGAGCGTCGTGCTCGAGAGGAAGAAGCCGACCACGTAGGTCTTCACCGACAGCGTGTCGCGCAGCGCGGCGAGCCGCTGGTAGAGCGTCGCCCCACCCTCGCCGCTCGAAGGATCACCATCGGTGAGCAGCACCGCCGAGGTCGGCGCGCAGACGTCACCCGAGCCCACGCCGGTGACGAACTCGAGGTACGAGGCCACGGTGGTGTGGCTGAAGGCTGCGTTGGTCTGGATCGGCGAGCCCGAGATGGTGCCGATCGTGCTCGCCCATGGCGTGCCGCCCACGGTGTCGACCCCGCCTTCGATCATCGGGCTCGTCAGCGCCGCCACCTGTGCGTTGGCGGAGCTCCGCGAGCTGGGACCCCACAGATCGGACGAGATGCCGGACGACGACAGGTCGAGATAGAACGGCGCATACAGCCAGCCCGACTCGATCGAGCCGTTCTCACCCGAGATGCCGGCGCGGTTGAGGCCGCTGGCGCTGGCCTGCACCGGCCACTGCGCGTAGCCGGGAAAGCCGTCGACGTAGGGCCAGTAGTAGAAGTCCTGCCCGCGCACGCCGCTGTCGGTGGTGGCGTCGCTGTTGCCGTAGTCGCCCACCGTCGCGTGGGTGATCGAGGAGTCCGGATCGGTGCTGTCGTTGAGATTGATGCGGACGCCCATGAACGACGGGAACCACTGCACCTTGCGCTGCGAGTTGGCCCACGCGGTCATCTCCGCGCTGGTGGTGCCGATGAGCGGCGACGCCGGGACGTCTCCGGTCTGATCGTCGGCGGAGATCACCGCGCCGACGCCGAGATCGTCCCAGCGCAGGTACGGATAGGGGCGAATCTCCGAGCCCTGGCAGATGCGCCAGGCGCCGTCGTGATCGGGGTAGCGCTGGATGTCCTGCCAGGTGCCGCCGGCGAAGTACTCGTACTGCGTGACCCACGTGAAGCGGCGCTCCTCGGCGGCGCCGGGGCTGCACTTCGCCGGCACCGTCGGCGGCACGCGAGGCCCGCGTTGCTCGAACGTCATCAGCGCGAAGCTGCCGGCATTGCCGACGCTCGAGACCACCGCGTTGATCGACGCGCGCGCGGTCGCGATGCGGCTCGCGGTCTCGCTGCCGACCGTGCTCTCGCACTCGCCCCACTCGCAGAGATCGTCGTCGGCGTTGGCCTTGAGGCCCATCGAGCCCGAGGTGTCGAGCACGAACAACACGCGGGGCTTGACGGCCCCGAAGCTCGACCCCTGGGCGACGTAGTACGGCCGCACCCGCGCCTGCGTGGGCCCGAGCAGTGCGAAGCCCAGCACGAACACGACCCCCGCCACCAGCAGGCGCCCCCACGCCCGCACGGCCATCGCCACCGCCGCCCTCACGACCGCACCCCGCGTCCGCTATGAAAAAGCTGCGAGGTGGGTGCACTCCGATGCGCACCGGGCAGCGGCACGGGTGCGCCGCGAAGCAGGCAAGTGGTCGGAATCATGATCGGCATGGCGGCGTCGGGCGGCGCGCGAGTGGGGGCTCGGGCGCGGCCGGTCCCGGTGGTGCAAGGCCGGTGCCGGGCCGCCGGGCGCGGCGACCACGGCCTTTAGCGCTTGCCGTTCCAGTGCGGCATCGAGCCGTGGGGCGAGATGAAGTACTTCGCAGGCGACGCGAACGAGAGGTTGCTGACCCGCGAGGTGTAGATGCACGCGAACGACTCGACCTGCGCACCGAAGCGACTGGTGTCGTGGCGCTCGGTGAAGCTCGAGCCCCAGTAGGGATTGAACGCCGCGTCGACCTCGCTGGCGCGGCGCTCGAGGGTGTCGCGGGTCTCCTGTTCGTAGGCGCGCAGCCAGTCGAGGCGCCGACGGATGTCGGTGCGGGTCTGCTCGAGCAGCGCGGTCGCCTCCTGCAGGCTCACGCCACCGCGGGCGATCTCCTCGGGCTCGAGCCGCGCCAGCGTGCGCGCGAGGTACCGCTGACCACCGATCTCGTCGGCGAGTCGCGCACGCAGGGCGTGCAGGCCCTCGATCTCGCCGAGCGTCATCTCCCAGTCGCGGCGGACCTCGAGCTCGTGCTCGAGCTCCTGGACCACGAGCGCGGTGCGCCAGCCCGAGCTCTTCTTGCTGCGCACGATGTCGCCGTAGATGTGATCGCCGACGTAGAGCACCTCGTCGGAGAACACCCCGAGGCTGGCCTGCAGCCCCATCTGGTTGCCGCCACCGTAGATCTTGCCGCGCTGCACCTGCTGCTTGCGCCCGCCCAGCGGCGCACCGGTGGCGGGATCGAGCTCCTGGAACGGCGCGTTGTCGGTGAAGAAGCTCGGCTTGGCGGCGCCGACCACCATCCAGTCGAAGTACGTGGTCCAGTCGGGATACGACGGCAGCGCGCCGTCGAGCAGGTACTTCATGACCACGTCGGTGTAGTCGAGCAGGCTGTTGGTGAGCACGAACAGCTTCTTGCCGGCCGAGCGCAGCTGGTGGAGGGTGCGCGCGAGCTCGGGGTCCTTCTCGATGAAGTGGCCCGGGTCGTCGCGGACGTGGTCCTTGATCGAGCCGTCGCGGTGGGCTTCGTCGATGCACTCGCGCACGTCGAGCCACGCCTCGGCGTAGCTCGGCGGACCGCCGTCACCCCACAGCCCCGGGTCGCGGTCGATGAGCTCGACCGCGGCCGCGAACAGCGTGACCTCCGGCAGCGCGAACAGGGTGTCGACCGCGGCGAAGCGCTCGCGCTCCTGGCCCAGACGCTGGTCGCGGTAGATCGCCTTGCGTTCGGGACGCGCGAGCTTGCGAAGCCCGTGGTAGGCGCGGCCGACGTAGCCGTGTCGGTCCATCTTGATGACGTTGCCCAGCTTGCGGTCGACCATCAGCCCGCGGATGGCGAACTGCGGGTCGTTGGGCACCTCCCCCAGCGCCGCCGGGTAGCCACGGGCGATCAGCTTGGCGGTGGTCGACTCGATGGACTTGGCCTCGATCGCATCCTGGCGGTAGATCGCCAGGGTGTAGTCCATGTCGAAGCCGATGACCGAGATCGAGTCGAAGTTGAGGTCGCGGTTGGTGAAGATCCGCCGCTCCGACGGCGCCTCGGTCTCCAGGCCGGAGTCGAGCAGTGCCTTGCGGATGGGGGTCGGTAGGTCGGCGTCCGAGAACACGTTGGGGACGCCCAGCGTAACAGCATGCACGCCGCGACGTGCACAACTCTCACGAGGCTTCGGCGCTCTGATAGGTGGCGGCGCACACCGAGACCGCGGAGTTGTCGTTGTTGTGGCCGCCGCCATAGCCCTCGTCGGGGGTCTGGGGCTGCAGCACCGCCGCGCCGGCGCCGACGGTCAACACCAGCTCCTGCTCGACGGTCACGGTGGTGTTGCGCACCGTCGCAGAGGCGGTGACGACCACGCGGCCATCGGCGTCGTCGATCCACGAGGTGCTGCCGCCGCGCCCGAGCGCATCGGCGGCGTTGTTGCGGACCCACACGGACACCTGCGCCTCGGGGTCGCCACCGCTGACGAGGTCACGGAACGGCACCGCGCACCAGTTCTGCGGCGTCGCGGAGGCGTCGTTCAAGTACGAGACCGAGCCCTGCCGCATGCACGGGCGACCACCGCAGCCGACCGCGGTGCCGGTCAGTAGCTCGTTGCGCTGACCGGTCGCGATCCCGGTCATGTCGGGGATGCAGTCACCGCACGGATCGGTGCAGGTGGCCTGCGGGTTGTAGCCGACCAATGCCGCGTCGAGCGTGTCGCCGTCCATGCGCAGGTACTGTGCGGCCGCGAGGTCGGCGGCCGCCTGCGCCACCATCAGTGCCCGCTCGCGCGCGACCAGCTGCCCGGCCTGCTCGACCTCCCGCACCGAGCTGCGCACGACCAGCAGCCCCGCGGTCATCAGCGACACCGACAGCAACATCACGCTGACCATGGTCGCGCCGCGCTGCGATCGCGCGCGTCGGACGGTGCGGGGGCGGATGGGGCGGGCTTGCGTGGTCATGGTCCTGGGCTCCTCACTGCAGTCTGGGGTCGCGCCAGCGCAGGTTGTCGGGGGTGTAGCGCTCGGTCAGGGTGAACCGCTGGCGCACGCCGACCAACGAGGGGATCGCGGGGCGGTCCTCGATGGCAGGGAGATCGGCAATCGCGAGCCCGCCTGTACCCTCGTCGCCCTCGGTCGAGGCGACCAGGGTGATGCGGACCGTCTGCGGACTCATGCGAAACGGCGGCCCCGGATCGGACTCCAGCGCAGCCCAGGCGTCGCGGTTGTACTCGGCGCTGCCGTAGTTCACGCAGTCGGGCGCGCTCTGCTCTTCGAGCGCGTTGCCGAGCCACTCGTCGGTGCCGCGCTGGCCGCTCTCCGTGCGGTTCTCGTCGACCTGATGGTTCGGCAGGCCCGCGAGCGGACCCTCGGCCGGTCCCAGCTCCTCGAAGCCGCCATCGGGGTAGCGGATCGACAGCGCGTCGGAGCTGGCCTGCGACCAACCATCGCAACCCACCGCGATCTGCAGGTCCTCGATCATCGGCCCGATCGCGACCGCGGCCGGCGGGCTGTCGCTGCCCGGCAGGTGCAGCTGCGGTGCAGTGCAGCTACCGGCGGCGCAGTGGGGATAGTCGACACCGCCCAGACCCTCGAGGTCGCCGGCCTGGAAGCCGATGATGTCGTAGCGCACCAGGTACGGCAGCGCGGGGATCGAGTAGTCGATCTCGTAGCGAGACCAGCGCAGGCGGCCGACCGGCACCACCATCACCGACGACAGCGTGTCGGCCTGCCAGTCGTCGCCGCAGCCCACGGGCAACGCGTCGGAGGTGCAGGCCGGCGGCTCGTCGTTGAAGTTGCCCACCATCGTCGCGAGGCCTTGGTTGAAGCCCGAGGTGCCGCCGATCGGGAGGCTCCACTCGTAGGTCTCGGCGCCCGGCTGCACGTCGTCGGTGACCTGCAGCAGCAGGCACTGCGAGTGGGCGGTCGGCGAGAACGGCACCACCGCGGCGCCCGGACGCGCAGCCACCACCACGAACGTGCCGGGCGGGAACAGCTGCTGCACCTGTGCGAGGTGGGCGGGGTTGGTGCTGTCGAGGGCGCCCGGCGCCGTCTCGAGCGTGAGCGCCGTGGCGGCGCCGTCGATGCCGCCGTCGATCGTGAACACACCGACGTTGCCGAGGTAGTTGGCCTCGCCGGCGATGACGTCGAAGCTGTCGGCCGCGCCGGCCGCATCGACGGCCCCGCCCGAGCGCCAGTGGCCCTGGAGGCCGTCGCGCAGCACCCAGTAGCGCTCGCCCGTGACCGGATCGACGACCGCGTCGGCCGGCAGCCCGGCGCCGGGGTTCACCAGCTGGCTGGTGGCCGCGTCCCACACCCGCAGCTCCGTGCACGTGCGCGTGAAGCCGAGTCCGGCCTGGCGCACGTCTTGACCGATCGACCACATCGCGCCCTCGAGCGCCTGCTGCATCATGACGTTGCGCTCGTGGGCCGACGCATTGGTGCGCTGCACGCTCGAGAACGCGAAGATGCCGAGCATCACGATGCCCGAGACCACCAGCGCGACCATGAGCTCGACCAGCGTGAAGCCGCGCTGACGTGCATGGCGTGCACGGCGGGCGCTCACGGCAACACCACCGTGTCGTTGGCTCGCACGGTCCGCAGCTGCACCGACGCGACCCAGGGCTCGTACGCGGCGTCGCTGGGGTCGGCCATCGCCGGCACCAGCGTGTCGATGGTCCGGCTCGCGGGCGGCGGCGAGCTCGAGTTCGAGTCGTCGATCCACAGCACCGTGACCTGCACCACCAGCGCGTTGATCTGCGGCAGATCGACCGTGAGGTCCGGCGGGTTGCTCGACGGCGGGTTGGTGGCGTCGACGACCCAGTCGACCGAGCGATGCACGATGTACGTGTCGCGCAGCGAGCCGACCACGTTCGTGCTCTCGTCGCGATCGGCGGGCGGACGCCGGAAGTCGCTGGTGCGGGCGTCGACGTCGACACCGCTGTCGTCGTACGGCAGCGTCGGCGCGGCGTTGCCTGCGAAGTCGTAGCTCAGCAGCTCCACGAAGCTGCGCGACTGCAGCTCTGCCATGGCCTGCTGGGCGGCGCGCTCGGCATCCCGCATCAACGCGCTCGAGCGTTGGGCTTCGACGCTGCGGCCCTCGATCGCGACCAGCCCGACGATCGCGATCGCGAACAAGGCGATCGCGACCAACACCTCGATGAGCGTGAAGCCGCGCTGCCCGCCGCCGCGACGGGGCGCAGCGCGATGGCGGGGGGACGGTTGGAGATGGGCACGCATGGCGAGACGTTCGTCAGTCGAGCTGCTCGAAGGTGCGCACGAGGCCACCTGGGTAGATCTGCACGATGGAGTACTTGGTACCGGTGGTCAGCGTGCGGTCGGCGATCCACAGCGTGGCGCCGGCGTTGGGCACCCCCGAGAAGGTGCCGTCGGGATCGGAGAAGCGGCCGTCGGGCTCGAACACCAACGTCTGCGTGCCGGCGACGCAGTCGTCCGGTGGGTCGACGGTCGCGGTCTGCGACGGCGCGTGGACCCCCGGCGTCAGGCCGAACACGCACACGATCGGCGTGCCGGTGTCGGCGGCGATGAGCGTGCCGGCGCTGCCGAAGGTGCCAGCGCCGTCGACGAGCGACACGCGATCGACCGGTCGCCAGGTGTCGTCGCTGGTGTCGAAGGCGGTGATGGTCACCGAGAAGCGATCGACCACCACCCGCACCTGGGTCTGCCGATCGACGGCGGCGTTGCGGGCCTGGACCACCGCGCCCTCGACATCGGCGACGAAGTGGGCCCGCAGGTTCGCGAACTCGTTGCGGCGGAAGCCGACCGCGGCGACCACCGCCAGCAGCGCGACCACGGCCAGCACCACCATCAGCTCGATCATCGAGAAGCCGAGATCTCCGCGGCGGCGTCCACCGATGCCGACCCCGGCCGGCGCGGGGCCCCGCAAGCCACGGTCGTCGCTGTGCAACGATTTCATAGCCAGGGCCGCATCTGGGCACCGGGACGGCCGGGCGACGGACTGGCAACTGGCTGGAATCATGGGCGGAGCGCTCGTCGACGACGGGCCCGGACGGGCCGCGTTCGGGCGGGCGGTGGCCACGAGTGCAACGGCCATGCCGGCCCCCTGGACCCCCATCCCCGGAACTCCTCCCGGGACGTCACCCCCGCCGGTCATCCAGCTCACACGATTGTGCCGCTTCGTCGGCCGGGATACCTTAACGACCACCATGGCGAAACCAGCCCAGCAGGAAGCAAAGGACGAGAAGCGCGCCATCTGGTACCTGCGCAAGATTCCGATGTTCGAGACCGTGCCGGCGAACACGTTGGCCGAGCTCGCACTGCTCGTCGAGATCCGAGAAATCGCGCGTCGTCAGGTCATCTACCTCCCCGGTGACCCGGGCGACCGCGTGTTCTTCATCAACGGCGGGCGCGTGAAGTGCAGCAAGGTGACGCGCGACGGCAAGGAGCTGACGCTCGCATACCGCGGCGCCGGCCACATGTTCGGCGAGCTCTGCGTCATCGACGGCACGCCGCGCGACGAGATGGCCGAGGCGATGAAGAACGCGATCATCACCGAGCTACCGCGCGACGCGTTCCGCGAGCTGCTGCTCGGCGACGCTGCACTCGCGTTCCAGTTCGCGTGCACGATCGGCGAGCGCCGGCGGCAGATCGAGACCAAGCTCGAGCACCTGGTGTTCCGCGACGTGCAGGCCAAGCTGGCCGCGCTGCTGCTCGAGCTCGGCGAAGAGTACGGCGTCGAGTGCGAGGACGGCATGCAGATCGGGCTCAAGATCACCCATCAGGAGATGGCCAACCTGATCGGCTCGACCCGCGAGACCATCTCCCTCACCCTGGCGCAGTTCAAGAAGAAGGGTCTGCTCGATCTGAACGGACGCACGGTCGTGCTGCGCGACCAAGACGGCCTCGGAGCGATGACGTGAACGCGGCCGCGGTGAAGCAGCTCGCGTGAGTGCCGGCGGACATCAAGAGCGCTGGGGCACGCGCCTGGGCGTGATCCTGGCGGTGTCGGGCTCGGCGGTCGGGCTCGGCAACTTCGTGCGCTTCCCCGGCGTCGCGGCCAGCAACGGCGGCGGCGCGTTCATGATCCCGTACTTCATCGCGCTCGTGCTGGTCGGCATCCCGGTCGGCTGGGCCGAGTGGACGATGGGTCGCTACGGCGGTCGCAAGGGCTTCCACAGCTCGCCGGCGATCCTCGGCGCGATCGGAGGCGGCGCCCTGCCCCGCTACCTCGGCGTGCTGGGCCTGCTGATCCCCGTGGTCGTGTACATGTACTACGGCCTGGTCGAGGCCTGGTGCCTGCACTACGCGTGGGCGTTCGCCAACGGCGGCATCGGACTGCCCCACGGCATCGCCGAGGCGACCGCACAGTCGTCCAACTACTTCGACGCCATCGCCGGTGTGCACGCCGACGGCGTGCTGCTCGAGCAAGGCAGCACGCTGACGTTCTGGCTGATCGTCGTCGCGCTCAACGCCTACTTCGTGTATCGCGGGCTGTCGGGCGGCATCGAGACCTTCTGTCGCTGGGCGATGCCGGCGATGGCGATCTGCGCGGTGATCGTGCTGGTGCGCGTGCTGACGCTGGGCACGCCCGACCCGAGCCACCCCGAGCTGTCGGTGTCGTCGGGGCTCGGCTTCATGTGGAACCCCGACCTCGCGAAGCTGAGCAACGCCGAGACCTGGCTGGCCGCCGCTGGCCAGATCTTCTTCTCGCTGTCGGTCGGCTTCGGCGTGATCATCAACTATGCGTCGTACCTGCGCCGCAAGGACGACGTGGTGCTCTCGGGGCTGACCGCGGCCGCGACCAACGAGGTCTTCGAGGTCGGCTTCGGCGGCATGATCACCGTGACCGCAGCCTTCGTGTTCCTGGGCGCCAACTTCACCGTCGCGTCGGCGTACGACCTCGGCTTCGAGACCCTGCCGGTCGTGTTCGCGCAGATGGGCGCGCTCGGCAACCTCATCGGCGCGCTGTGGTTCTTCATGTTGTTCCTGGCCGCCATCACCAGCTCGCTGTCGATGCTGCAGCCGGTCAAGGCCTTCCTGCAGGAGGCGCTGGGCCTGCGGCACGGCACCGCGGTCGCGGCCGTGGTGACGGTGACGGCCGCCGGCGGGCTGTGGACGCTGCATCACAGCCGCGATCAGATCGCGCTGCACACCATGGACTTCTGGGTCGGCACCGCGACCATCTTCGTGCTCGCGACCGTCCAGCTCATCTACTTTGCGTGGGTCTTCGGTGTCGACCGCGGGCTCGCCGAGGCCCACGAGGGCGCGCAGATGCGCATCCCGAGCGTGTTTCGCATCGTGCTGAAGTGGATCGCCCCGGCCTACCTGCTGGTGGTGTTCGCCGCGTTCTGCCAGCAGAGCCTCGGCGGCCGCATCACTGCGCTGGGCGAAGAGCCGGCCGCCGCGTCGACGCTGGCGATCGTGCTCGTGGTGCTGCTGGCGCTGCTCGTCATCACCCGCATCGGCGAGATCCGCTGGCGCGCGCAGGGGCTCGACGTCGACGGCAGACATCCGCCCGACGACGACGTGGAGGCGCAGCCGCGATGACGACCGCCGGGTGGATCTTCATGTTCGTGTCGCTGGTCGGGGTCTGGGCGCTGGCGCTGTGGTGCTACCGCCGCGTGCTGCGGGGCTGATCGGCCGCGCTAGCCCAGTGCCGAGGCGATCGTCTGCCGCATCGCGTCGTCGACCTCGTCGCCACGCAGCAACTCGCGACCGTCGCGATCGAGCACCACGACGGTCGGCACGTTGCGGGCGCCGTAGTGCTGCGAGAGGCGGAACTCGGGATCGGCGAACAGCGCGTAGTCGATGCCGGCCTCGCTGGCGAACGCCAGCGCCTGCTCGAAGCCGTGGCCGACGTGGACGCCGACCACCACGAGCCCGCGCGCGCGCTCGGCTTGCGAGAGCGCGATGACCTTGGGGATCGATTCGCGGCAGGGCTCGCACCACGTGGCCCAGAAATCGATCACGGTGACGCGACCGGCGATGACCTGCTCGAACACTGCATCGGCCGGACGCAGCGCGACGGTGCCGTCGGCCGCCGGCGCCTGCGTACCGCGCGGGCGGGGGCCGCAGGCCAGCGTCGACGCGCCGAGGCCGAGCAGGAGGTCGCGCCGTGTCACCACCGGGTGCATCTGCAGGTCTGCGCCAGCGTTGATACCGCAACGCGGGCGTCGCTGGCGAGGGATCTGGGCCACGTCGCCAAGGCGGCGGTCCGGCCGCCGCTCGCCACCGACGACGCGGTCACGCGCGCGCTAGTACCTCGACACAGCGATTGTGATGGGTCAGAACGCCGTCATGGCCGCGACTCCGCAAGGCGCCGTGCTAGAACTCGCGGCCGTAGCCGATCGAGAACACGTTCACGCGCAGGTCGTTGCTGCGTTGGTACCGCGAGAACCCCGCGTCGAGGTAGGCGGGCGGGCGGACCCCGCCGGGCGGTTGCAGGTACAGCACCGCCTTGATGCCGCCTTGGTGGGCGGAGAACGGCGCGAGATCGCTGTCGGCGGTGATGGGTGTGTCCTCGGGCAGGCCCATGCGTGTGGCGCTCGAGTAGAACGAGACCCCGCGCTGCCAGTGGTAGCGGTAGAGCGCGCGCAGGTAGAAGCGCCGGCCGATCCACTGATAGAGCATCACCGACGGCGTGTGGGCGCGGAGATCGAAGGTGTCGGCGTAGTAGCGGTAGCCGAGCTTGATCGTCGTGCGCGTGCGCGGGATGTGCTGGTTGAGCTGCAGCGCCAGCGCGTGGCGGGTGCGGCTGCGCGGCAGCACCTCGGGCCTCCGATTGGGGCAATCGTAGGCCGGCTTCTGGCCGTTGTCGTCGGAACAGCCGGTGGTCGGTGCGTCGGCGACGTAGATCGAGTTCCACGTGGTCGCCAGCGTGCCCGACTGGAACGTCAGGCCGTACGAGCCCGAGATCAGCGTGGTCGGCGAGAGCACCTGCGTGAGCGTGAGATTGTCGCTCGACGTCATGCGGTACTCCTGGCCCTTGGGGCTCCAGCCCAGCGGGTGGATGTAGTCGAACCAGTCGAAGACGTAGGTGGCGTTGACGCCGACCGTGGTGTTGTCCTCGAAGAAGCTGCCGACCCAGCCGCCGCCGACGAAGAACGAGCGCCACGGCTCCTCGAAGTGCACGCCGTAGCGCATCGTGAACTTGCCGCGGCGCTGCGAGTCGTACGTGGTGGCGACGTCGATCTCCCCCGCCTCGTTCTGTCGCGACGCCGACGACACCGCGTCGAGCCCATCGGGGGACGCCGCCGAGATGACGTCGAGCGCGAACGCCACCTGGTGACTCCACCTCGGGTTGCGCTGGCGCAGCGCGACCATGCCCATCGGCTGCACCACGGTCATGCGCTGCGAGCCCGGCCCCTGCGGCGGACCGGCCTTGGACTGGAAGCCGTGGCCGTACTGATCGAAGAACGACAGCCGCAGCCACAGACCGTCGATCGAGACGGCCTTCGGCGGTGACTCGGCCGCCGCAGACGCAGCCGGGGCCGCCGCGACCGGCCGCGCCAGCGCGAGCCCGAAGCCGACCGCGATCAACCCCGCGCGGCAGCGTTCGCGCCTAGTTCGAGCAGCCACAGCCGCCGCCCGCTGGACGTGCATCACCGCCGGCGGCGCCCTCGCGCGAGGTGTAGAGCTTGCGGTTGGCCCGTGCCTCGAGCGGATCGTCCTGCAGCGCCATCGTCGGATCGGCGAGGTACTCGCGGCGGTTCTGCGGCACCGCGGCGCAGGCCGAGGTCACCACCAGCGCCAGCGCCATCCACCGCCCCTGCTCGATCGTCCGCGACCGCATTCGGGCTACGTTTATAGATCGACGGCACGAGCTTCGGCAAAGCCCGAAGCAACGGCGGGATCGCGAAGCGATTGCGCGCCCACGGTGGGGCCGCGCGCGGTCGCCCCGACCCCGGCGTCAGTGCGCGCGGGCCAGCGCGCCCGCCAGGTGCGGCGCGGTGTGCCCGTGCTCGCTGCGCGCGACGTACTCGGGCGTGCCACTGGTGACCAGGCGGCCCCCGCCGCTGCCGCCGTCGGGCCCGATGTCGATGACGTGGTCGGCCGACTTGATGACGTCGAGATCGTGCTCGATGACCACCACGGTGTTGCCCTCGTCGACCAGCCGCTGCAGCACGCCGAGCAGCTGCTTGACGTCGCCGAAGTGCAGGCCGACGGTCGGCTCGTCGAGCACGAACAGGGTGCGGCCGGTCGACTTGCGCGCGAGCTCGCGGGCGAGCTTGATGCGCTGGGCCTCGCCGCCCGACAGCGTGAGCGCGCTCTGTCCCAGCGCGAGGTAGCCGAGCCCGACGTCGCGCAGCACCTCGAGCTTCTGGCGCATGCCGGGGTGCGCGATGAAGAAGTCGCAGGCCTCGGCCACGTTCATCGCCAACACGTCGGCGATGGTCTTGCCGCGCATCGTGACCGACAGCGTCTCGCGGTTGTAGCGCTTGCCGCCGCAGACCTCGCACACGACCCACAGATCGGCGAGGAACTGCATCTCGATGCGCTTGACGCCCTCGCCCTGGCAGCCCTCGCAGCGGCCACCCTTGACGTTGAACGAGAAGCGCGAGGGCTGCCAGCCACGGATCTTCGCGTCCGGCAGCGACGCGAACACACCCCGCAGCTCGGCGAAGATGCCGGTGTAGGTCGCGGGGTTGCTGCGGGCGCTGCGACCGATGGGCGACTGATCGACGTGGATGACCTTGTCGATGTGCTCGAGCCCGTCGACACCGTCGCACGGCAGCGGCGGACGGGCGGCGCCATTGACCACGCGCGCGGCCTCGGCCAGCAGGGTGTCGATCACCAGGCTCGACTTGCCCGAGCCGCTCACGCCGGTGACGACCGTGAGCAGCCCGATCGGGAACCGCACGGTGACGTCCTGCAGGTTGTGCCCACGGGCGCCGCGGACCAACACCGAGGGCCCACGCGGACGTCGGCGCTGGCTGGGCAGCTCGATCTGCATGCGGCCGCTGAGATAGGCGCCGGTCAGCGAACGCGGGTGCGCCAGCACCTCGTGCGTGGGTCCGGCCGCGACCACGCGGCCGCCGAGCGGACCCGCACCCGGGCCCATGTCGACCAACCAGTCGCTGGCGCGCATGGTCGCCTCGTCGTGCTCGACCACGATCACGGTGTTGCCGAGGTCTCGCAGGTGCAGCAGCGTCGCGATGAGGCGATCGTTGTCGCGCGGGTGCAGGCCGATGCTGGGCTCGTCGAGCACGTAGGTGATGCCGGCCAGCGCCGCGCCGACCTGGGTGGCCAGGCGGATGCGTTGTGACTCGCCGCCCGACAGCGTCATCACCGGGCGATCGAGCGTCAGGTAGCCGACCCCGACCTCGAGCAGGAACTTGAGCCGCGCACGAACCTGGCCGAGTACGGCCTGGGCGATCTCGCCGGCCTCGCCGGCGAACTCGAGCCCGCCGAGGGTGGCGGCGAGCTGATCGAGGGGCATGCGTCCGAGCGCCGCGATGTTGTGCGCACCGATGCGGACCATGCGGGCCGGCAGGCACAGCCGCTCGCCCTCGCACTCGGGGCAGACCACGTCGGTGGTGTAGGCCTCGACGTCGTCGATGCCGTCGGGCTCGTCGTCGCCGTCGTCGCCGGCGCGGGCCTCGAGCTCGCGCAGGCGTCGGGTCAGCTGCGCACGCACGCCCTCGAACGGGCGCTCGAGCCCCGCGACCACCGCGTCGGTGCCCTCGATCACGCCGATCTGTGCGGCCACGGGCAGCTCCCCGAACGGGGTGTCGAGATCGATGTCGAAGTGCTCGGCCAGCGCCGCCAGCAGCCGCTGCTGGCCAGCGCCGCCGCGCCGTGCCCACGGCCGCACCGCGCCCTGGCGCAGCGACAGC encodes:
- a CDS encoding DUF3570 domain-containing protein; translation: MIAVGFGLALARPVAAAPAASAAAESPPKAVSIDGLWLRLSFFDQYGHGFQSKAGPPQGPGSQRMTVVQPMGMVALRQRNPRWSHQVAFALDVISAASPDGLDAVSSASRQNEAGEIDVATTYDSQRRGKFTMRYGVHFEEPWRSFFVGGGWVGSFFEDNTTVGVNATYVFDWFDYIHPLGWSPKGQEYRMTSSDNLTLTQVLSPTTLISGSYGLTFQSGTLATTWNSIYVADAPTTGCSDDNGQKPAYDCPNRRPEVLPRSRTRHALALQLNQHIPRTRTTIKLGYRYYADTFDLRAHTPSVMLYQWIGRRFYLRALYRYHWQRGVSFYSSATRMGLPEDTPITADSDLAPFSAHQGGIKAVLYLQPPGGVRPPAYLDAGFSRYQRSNDLRVNVFSIGYGREF
- a CDS encoding sodium:calcium symporter, translated to MSAGGHQERWGTRLGVILAVSGSAVGLGNFVRFPGVAASNGGGAFMIPYFIALVLVGIPVGWAEWTMGRYGGRKGFHSSPAILGAIGGGALPRYLGVLGLLIPVVVYMYYGLVEAWCLHYAWAFANGGIGLPHGIAEATAQSSNYFDAIAGVHADGVLLEQGSTLTFWLIVVALNAYFVYRGLSGGIETFCRWAMPAMAICAVIVLVRVLTLGTPDPSHPELSVSSGLGFMWNPDLAKLSNAETWLAAAGQIFFSLSVGFGVIINYASYLRRKDDVVLSGLTAAATNEVFEVGFGGMITVTAAFVFLGANFTVASAYDLGFETLPVVFAQMGALGNLIGALWFFMLFLAAITSSLSMLQPVKAFLQEALGLRHGTAVAAVVTVTAAGGLWTLHHSRDQIALHTMDFWVGTATIFVLATVQLIYFAWVFGVDRGLAEAHEGAQMRIPSVFRIVLKWIAPAYLLVVFAAFCQQSLGGRITALGEEPAAASTLAIVLVVLLALLVITRIGEIRWRAQGLDVDGRHPPDDDVEAQPR
- a CDS encoding TlpA family protein disulfide reductase — its product is MTRRDLLLGLGASTLACGPRPRGTQAPAADGTVALRPADAVFEQVIAGRVTVIDFWATWCEPCRESIPKVIALSQAERARGLVVVGVHVGHGFEQALAFASEAGIDYALFADPEFRLSQHYGARNVPTVVVLDRDGRELLRGDEVDDAMRQTIASALG
- a CDS encoding DUF4266 domain-containing protein, translated to MRSRTIEQGRWMALALVVTSACAAVPQNRREYLADPTMALQDDPLEARANRKLYTSREGAAGGDARPAGGGCGCSN